The Sporosarcina luteola genome contains a region encoding:
- a CDS encoding peroxiredoxin family protein, translating into MIKWTVGIVIAVLIISGFIVKMVKSNTEITEPIDTVQAAYVTSVIDDESGLEKGKAPPNFELPTLSGEKVKLTDYKGKIVILNFWASWCGPCKVEMPHMQNYYKNKKDAANVEIIAVNMTSEERGGKKSIEKFVKEYGLTFPILLDNDGDVLDLYNIITIPTTYVIGTDGVISQKILGPMDEKMINELVENLN; encoded by the coding sequence GTGATTAAATGGACCGTAGGTATTGTTATAGCAGTACTAATTATCAGTGGATTTATTGTTAAAATGGTCAAGTCAAATACAGAAATAACTGAGCCGATCGATACAGTTCAAGCCGCGTATGTAACATCGGTAATAGATGATGAATCAGGACTTGAAAAAGGAAAAGCACCACCGAATTTTGAACTTCCTACGCTTTCGGGTGAAAAAGTGAAGCTAACTGATTATAAAGGGAAAATAGTTATTCTTAATTTCTGGGCGTCATGGTGTGGCCCATGCAAGGTAGAAATGCCCCATATGCAAAATTATTATAAGAATAAGAAGGATGCTGCGAATGTGGAAATCATTGCAGTTAATATGACCTCCGAAGAGAGAGGAGGGAAGAAAAGTATTGAGAAGTTTGTCAAGGAGTACGGACTAACTTTTCCTATCCTACTGGATAATGATGGGGATGTATTGGATTTGTATAATATCATAACCATTCCGACCACGTACGTAATTGGCACGGATGGAGTTATTAGTCAAAAGATACTTGGACCTATGGATGAAAAGATGATAAATGAACTTGTTGAGAATCTTAATTAG
- a CDS encoding heavy metal translocating P-type ATPase — translation MATQEKTLQINGMTCAACANRIEKGLSKIEGVERANVNFALERSTIVYDPDKTNVNEFKERVEKLGYSVIQEKASFDISGMTCAACATKIEKRISKMDGVANANVNFALETIAVEYDSKQVQTSDMITAVKKLGYELIPKQDGQNKMDHKEQEIKRQQRKFIISLILTAPLLWTMVAHFEFLSFIYLPNVLMNPWVQLALATPVQFYVGAQFYRGAFNALRNKSANMDVLVALGTSAAYFYSLYLSIEWMSTGSVGHPELYFEASAVIITLIVLGKLFEVRAKGKTSQAIQKLLGLQAKTARVLRNNTEQEIPIEEVVAGDIILVKPGEKIPVDGEIIEGRSAIDESMITGESIPIDKVAGDVVIGATINKNGSLQIKATKVGKDTALAQIVKVVEEAQGSKADIQRLADRISGVFVPIVVVIAIVIFFIWYFAVTPGDFRSALIPTISILVIACPCALGLATPTSIMAGSGRAAEMGLLFKGGEHLENTQSIDTVVLDKTGTVTKGEPALTDILVADGFDEEEVLQLIGTAENQSEHPLAQAIVKGVKEKGLSLLEATDFEALPGFGIRAEVNGREVLVGTRKLMRERNIATLDSEASMEELESEGKTAMLVAVDTKLAGVVAVADTVKGTSKEAIARMQELGLEVIMLTGDNQRTAEAIARQVNLSNVIAEVLPEQKSAEIKKLQEQGKKVAMVGDGINDAPALAMANVGMAVGTGTDIAIEAADITLMRGDLNSVADAIIMSRKTMRNIKENLFFAFIYNTIGIPIAAIGLLAPWVAGAAMAFSSVSVVLNALRLQKVKIRN, via the coding sequence ATGGCAACTCAAGAAAAAACGTTACAAATTAATGGAATGACTTGTGCAGCATGCGCCAACCGAATTGAAAAGGGGCTTTCCAAAATAGAGGGCGTTGAACGAGCAAATGTGAATTTTGCATTGGAACGTTCAACAATCGTCTATGACCCAGATAAAACAAATGTCAATGAGTTTAAGGAAAGGGTTGAAAAGCTCGGCTACAGTGTCATTCAAGAAAAAGCCTCTTTTGATATTTCGGGCATGACTTGCGCGGCTTGCGCGACAAAGATAGAAAAAAGAATCAGCAAGATGGATGGGGTAGCTAATGCTAACGTCAACTTTGCGCTAGAAACAATTGCAGTTGAATATGACAGTAAACAGGTTCAAACTTCTGACATGATTACTGCTGTTAAGAAATTGGGCTATGAATTGATTCCGAAGCAAGATGGGCAAAACAAGATGGATCATAAAGAACAAGAAATCAAGAGGCAGCAGAGGAAGTTCATTATTTCGCTGATTCTGACGGCTCCTTTATTATGGACGATGGTAGCTCATTTTGAATTTTTGTCATTTATTTATTTGCCTAACGTTCTAATGAATCCGTGGGTACAGCTTGCGCTTGCAACGCCGGTTCAATTTTATGTTGGTGCCCAATTTTATAGAGGTGCTTTCAATGCTTTACGAAATAAAAGTGCCAACATGGACGTCTTGGTTGCACTGGGTACGAGCGCAGCGTACTTCTACAGTCTCTATTTGTCAATCGAATGGATGAGTACAGGTAGTGTCGGGCATCCGGAACTCTATTTTGAAGCTTCAGCTGTCATTATCACTTTAATTGTACTAGGTAAGTTATTTGAAGTTCGTGCAAAAGGGAAAACGAGTCAGGCTATTCAAAAGCTACTTGGTTTGCAGGCTAAAACAGCCCGAGTTCTGAGAAATAACACCGAACAAGAAATCCCAATTGAAGAAGTGGTGGCAGGAGATATTATCCTAGTCAAACCGGGTGAAAAGATTCCGGTGGATGGGGAAATTATTGAAGGACGATCTGCAATCGATGAATCGATGATAACGGGCGAAAGTATACCGATTGATAAAGTTGCGGGCGACGTTGTAATTGGTGCAACGATTAATAAGAATGGTTCGTTGCAAATCAAAGCAACAAAAGTGGGAAAAGATACAGCTTTAGCACAAATTGTCAAAGTGGTTGAAGAGGCACAAGGGTCTAAGGCAGATATTCAGCGATTGGCTGACCGAATTTCTGGAGTTTTCGTGCCTATCGTTGTTGTCATTGCAATTGTCATTTTCTTTATTTGGTATTTTGCTGTGACACCGGGTGATTTCCGCTCAGCTCTTATCCCGACCATTTCGATTTTGGTCATTGCTTGCCCATGTGCACTTGGATTGGCAACACCGACTTCTATTATGGCAGGTTCGGGTAGGGCTGCTGAAATGGGCCTTCTCTTTAAAGGCGGAGAACATTTGGAGAACACGCAGTCAATTGACACAGTCGTATTAGATAAAACAGGAACAGTCACAAAAGGTGAACCTGCACTAACAGATATTCTGGTCGCCGATGGATTTGATGAAGAGGAAGTTCTTCAATTGATTGGAACTGCTGAAAATCAATCGGAGCATCCATTGGCACAAGCAATTGTTAAGGGAGTCAAGGAGAAAGGTTTGTCGTTATTGGAGGCGACTGACTTTGAAGCTTTACCGGGATTTGGTATTCGGGCCGAAGTAAATGGTAGAGAAGTGTTAGTTGGCACAAGAAAATTGATGAGAGAGCGTAACATTGCAACTTTGGATTCAGAAGCCTCAATGGAGGAGCTGGAAAGTGAAGGGAAAACAGCTATGCTTGTAGCTGTAGATACTAAACTTGCTGGTGTTGTTGCAGTAGCTGATACAGTAAAAGGAACTTCAAAAGAAGCGATTGCCAGAATGCAGGAACTAGGACTGGAAGTCATTATGCTAACTGGTGACAATCAACGTACTGCAGAGGCCATTGCGCGTCAAGTAAACCTGTCTAACGTAATTGCAGAAGTGCTGCCGGAACAGAAAAGTGCAGAGATTAAAAAGCTTCAAGAACAAGGCAAGAAGGTGGCGATGGTCGGTGACGGCATTAATGACGCGCCAGCGCTTGCCATGGCAAATGTAGGAATGGCAGTCGGGACCGGTACGGATATTGCGATAGAGGCCGCTGACATCACTTTAATGCGGGGAGATTTAAATAGTGTTGCAGATGCGATTATCATGAGCCGAAAAACAATGCGAAATATAAAAGAGAACTTATTTTTCGCTTTCATTTACAACACAATTGGAATTCCGATTGCAGCAATTGGCTTATTAGCTCCTTGGGTAGCGGGTGCAGCGATGGCCTTCAGTTCGGTTTCCGTGGTGTTGAATGCATTGCGTCTACAGAAAGTGAAAATAAGGAATTAA
- a CDS encoding metal-sensitive transcriptional regulator → MQETNKSTVQPNKQQLLNRLKRIEGQVRGVHQMVENDRYCVDILHQISAIQSAMNKVSLALLEDHTHHCVANAIKGQDGENSIKELMDVMKTMTK, encoded by the coding sequence ATGCAGGAAACAAACAAATCTACTGTTCAACCAAATAAGCAGCAGCTTCTAAACCGTTTAAAACGCATTGAAGGGCAAGTGAGGGGGGTTCATCAAATGGTTGAAAACGACCGTTACTGTGTGGATATTTTACACCAAATCAGTGCCATTCAATCAGCGATGAACAAGGTTTCTCTCGCTTTGCTGGAAGATCACACTCATCACTGTGTAGCAAATGCGATTAAAGGGCAAGACGGCGAAAATTCCATTAAGGAATTGATGGATGTCATGAAAACAATGACGAAATAA
- the spoIIP gene encoding stage II sporulation protein P: MRTEAKIYSVFILALFLSPIIVVNYSSIPLQITKAEPIKKSLIVYAENLSESDVPHLQQKPSKALVFFTHSHEAFQPIVQNKENLTAVYHPASNIMAFEDTIKNHFDLNDIQTEFLAIDTMEEMEKQNSAFREAYHVVRPFVEKQIKENEYDLIIDLHRDSAKRKTTTLTYNNQTYGKIYFVLGENNPNFHKNKEYAEQLSAQLDKLVPGISRGIFGKRGEHVDGVYNQDLAQNMVLIELGGIDNTEEEINRSISVLAKAISTVLQE; the protein is encoded by the coding sequence ATGAGAACAGAAGCTAAAATATATTCAGTTTTCATATTAGCACTATTTTTATCTCCAATAATTGTCGTAAATTATTCTTCAATACCTTTACAAATAACCAAAGCAGAGCCGATAAAAAAAAGTCTAATAGTGTACGCGGAAAATCTGTCAGAATCCGACGTTCCTCATTTACAACAAAAACCTTCAAAAGCCCTAGTGTTTTTCACACATTCACATGAAGCCTTCCAACCTATCGTGCAAAACAAGGAAAATCTTACAGCCGTCTATCATCCCGCTTCAAATATTATGGCGTTCGAAGATACAATAAAAAATCATTTTGATCTAAACGACATTCAAACGGAATTTCTTGCTATTGATACAATGGAAGAAATGGAAAAGCAGAATAGTGCATTCCGCGAGGCTTATCACGTGGTACGTCCTTTTGTTGAAAAACAAATCAAGGAAAATGAGTATGATTTAATCATTGACCTTCATAGGGATTCCGCTAAAAGGAAGACAACGACACTTACTTATAATAACCAGACGTATGGAAAAATATATTTCGTTTTAGGAGAAAATAATCCAAATTTCCACAAAAACAAAGAATACGCCGAGCAGTTGTCTGCTCAATTAGATAAATTGGTGCCGGGTATTTCGCGTGGGATTTTTGGTAAAAGAGGAGAGCATGTAGACGGTGTCTATAATCAGGACTTGGCTCAAAATATGGTTCTTATTGAGCTTGGAGGTATAGATAATACAGAAGAAGAAATAAATCGATCAATTTCTGTTTTAGCGAAAGCGATTTCTACCGTATTACAAGAGTAA
- a CDS encoding C40 family peptidase, whose product MRIRVYQLVMAVFLMSTIQFMTLNKVSASSNDIASYAAKFYGTPYKFGGTTPKGFDCSGYIRYVFNEFNINLPRTSADQFKVGTSISKEDLMPGDLVFFKNTYKKGISHTGIYLGDNEFISAKSRGVLKANLKTDPYWAPKYAGAKRVANITKVAFDPVQVKSDEKMSEVFSDLSVEHPAVEAIIALNEIGVIKGYEDSTFKPEKTITRGQAAAMINRELKLKGSTEVTFTDVAPDHQYAADIAALNEAGILQGYATGDFGINDKLTRAHLAAIVDRAFDLQEKIAGNVQVASNYNDVPSNHWASESIHALKTLDQTTVFQSKNFSIAKEATRAEFSAAVYSAISGR is encoded by the coding sequence ATGAGAATACGAGTTTATCAATTAGTTATGGCAGTGTTTCTTATGAGCACTATACAATTTATGACTCTAAATAAAGTCAGCGCAAGTTCTAATGATATAGCATCCTATGCCGCAAAGTTTTATGGTACGCCGTATAAATTTGGAGGTACAACTCCCAAAGGCTTTGACTGTTCGGGATATATACGGTACGTCTTTAACGAGTTTAACATCAATTTACCAAGAACATCGGCAGACCAGTTTAAAGTAGGAACTTCCATTAGTAAAGAAGATCTGATGCCTGGGGATCTTGTGTTTTTTAAAAATACGTATAAAAAAGGAATTTCACACACTGGAATCTATTTAGGGGATAACGAATTTATCTCAGCCAAGAGCCGTGGTGTTCTTAAGGCAAATTTAAAAACTGATCCTTATTGGGCTCCGAAGTATGCCGGTGCTAAACGCGTGGCAAATATCACCAAAGTAGCTTTTGACCCTGTGCAAGTAAAATCAGATGAAAAGATGAGTGAAGTATTTAGTGATCTTTCTGTAGAACATCCTGCTGTTGAGGCAATTATTGCACTAAACGAAATCGGCGTCATAAAGGGCTATGAAGATTCCACATTCAAACCTGAAAAGACAATTACACGAGGTCAAGCAGCAGCAATGATAAATCGTGAGCTCAAATTAAAGGGTTCCACCGAAGTGACATTTACGGACGTTGCGCCTGATCACCAATATGCAGCCGACATTGCGGCTTTGAATGAAGCGGGAATCCTTCAAGGTTATGCAACTGGTGATTTTGGTATTAACGACAAACTTACACGTGCGCATCTTGCGGCAATCGTAGATAGAGCGTTTGATCTTCAAGAAAAAATAGCTGGCAATGTGCAAGTCGCGTCAAATTATAATGATGTACCATCTAATCACTGGGCCTCAGAGTCAATTCATGCACTTAAGACATTGGATCAGACAACAGTGTTTCAATCTAAAAACTTTAGCATCGCAAAAGAAGCGACACGCGCAGAATTCTCAGCTGCAGTATACAGCGCAATTTCCGGAAGATAA
- the copZ gene encoding copper chaperone CopZ, whose amino-acid sequence MNETLKVQGMSCNHCVNSIEESVGNLTGVSAVKVNLSSSEVSVEFDSGQTTLDQIKETIEEQGYDIA is encoded by the coding sequence ATGAATGAAACATTGAAAGTTCAAGGGATGTCATGTAATCATTGCGTCAATTCTATTGAGGAAAGCGTTGGGAATCTTACAGGCGTTTCTGCCGTAAAGGTGAATCTTAGCAGTAGTGAAGTTTCTGTAGAATTTGACAGCGGGCAAACAACATTGGATCAAATTAAGGAAACGATTGAAGAGCAAGGGTATGACATCGCCTAA
- a CDS encoding response regulator transcription factor: protein MNKPIKVLVIEDDSYICDLINLYAEKSGYKVSVANDGATGLDMFHESPPDLVILDIMLPEMDGWEVCKEIRRFDRTPIIMLTGKGESYDKLKGFDLGTDDYLVKPFDPNELMARIKAVLRRAKPTLDTNQIIELPLLEINLHQYKVIYDEKEIGLAPKEMELLHFLAIHPNQVFTRQQLLEQIWSLDFEGDPRTVDVHIKRIRDKLGNANSNWRVKTIRGVGYKFEVYSH, encoded by the coding sequence ATGAACAAGCCAATTAAAGTTCTCGTCATCGAGGATGATTCATACATTTGTGATTTGATCAATTTATACGCAGAAAAAAGTGGTTATAAAGTTAGCGTTGCAAACGATGGGGCAACTGGGTTAGATATGTTTCATGAAAGTCCACCTGATCTGGTCATCCTGGATATTATGCTGCCTGAAATGGACGGTTGGGAAGTTTGCAAGGAAATAAGGAGATTTGATAGAACTCCTATTATCATGTTGACCGGGAAAGGTGAAAGCTACGATAAGCTAAAAGGTTTTGACCTAGGGACAGATGATTACCTGGTGAAACCATTTGATCCGAATGAATTAATGGCACGGATCAAAGCGGTTCTTCGGCGAGCCAAACCGACATTAGATACTAATCAGATTATCGAGCTTCCTTTGTTAGAGATTAATCTTCATCAATACAAGGTAATTTATGATGAAAAGGAAATTGGTCTGGCACCTAAAGAAATGGAGTTGCTGCATTTTCTCGCCATCCATCCCAATCAAGTATTCACTCGTCAGCAACTTTTGGAACAAATATGGAGCTTGGATTTTGAAGGGGATCCGAGAACGGTTGATGTGCATATCAAAAGGATTCGAGATAAATTAGGAAATGCCAACTCTAACTGGAGAGTGAAAACTATAAGAGGAGTCGGATATAAATTTGAGGTGTACAGCCATTGA
- a CDS encoding nitrite reductase gives MKDSKIKIAVNGGINYGAKLTAKQLMVLAKHLGDEEELELTTFQQLYVEILEEKKEEIIAEFKEAGLHCYPVGNYVKSLRTCNFCKGSEEEGMPVAIELNNRIAGTPVPVTLRPAYTGCPVGCGEPLMNDIGVMKTRDTYSLYIGGKSKGNDASVGQLFKDKLSPEELYSVVEQLIDLYGRQGKKREQFHKFVKRVGNEALLEHIK, from the coding sequence ATGAAGGATAGTAAAATAAAAATCGCTGTAAATGGTGGCATCAATTATGGGGCTAAGCTCACTGCAAAACAGCTAATGGTGTTGGCTAAACATTTAGGAGACGAAGAGGAATTGGAGTTAACTACCTTTCAACAATTATACGTTGAAATACTTGAAGAGAAAAAAGAAGAGATCATTGCAGAGTTTAAAGAAGCTGGACTTCATTGTTATCCAGTCGGGAATTATGTTAAAAGTTTACGAACGTGTAACTTTTGCAAAGGCTCTGAAGAAGAAGGAATGCCTGTTGCGATTGAATTGAACAATAGAATAGCAGGAACTCCAGTTCCTGTCACGTTAAGACCTGCTTATACAGGTTGTCCAGTTGGTTGTGGAGAGCCGCTCATGAATGATATTGGTGTTATGAAGACAAGGGATACTTATAGTCTGTATATCGGTGGAAAATCAAAAGGAAACGATGCTTCAGTCGGTCAATTATTCAAGGATAAGCTTTCTCCGGAAGAATTGTATTCAGTTGTTGAACAATTAATTGACTTATACGGCAGACAGGGAAAAAAGCGGGAACAATTTCACAAGTTTGTAAAACGGGTTGGAAACGAAGCTTTACTTGAGCATATCAAATGA